The region CCCTGGGGATTCGCCCATGGCGTCCGGCGTTGCCGCCGGTGCTTGCCGAGCTCGATTCGAAAGGCCCGGCTCAAGCCGCAGGTCTGAAAACCGGCGACCGTCTGCTGGCGCTTGATGGTCAGGCGCTGGGCGACTGGCAGCAAGTGGTCGATCTGGTGCGTGTACGCCCTGATACCAAAATTGTGCTGAAAGTTGAGCGCGATGGTGCTCAAATCGACGTCCCTGTGACCTTGTCGGTTCGCGGGGAGGCCAAGGCAGCCGGGGGTTATCTGGGTGCTGGGGTGAAAGGTGTCGAATGGCCGCCCTCGATGGTACGGGAGGTCAGCTTCGGGCCGTTGGCCGCGATTGGCGAGGGTGCGAAACGCACTTGGACCATGAGTGTGCTGACCCTGGAATCGCTCAAGAAGATGTTGTTCGGCGAGCTCTCGGTAAAAAACTTGAGTGGGCCGATAACCATTGCTAAAGTGGCGGGCGCTTCTGCCCAGTCGGGTGTCGCGGATTTCCTGAATTTCCTGGCTTATCTGAGTATTAGCCTTGGAGTTCTGAATTTGCTGCCCATTCCAGTACTGGATGGGGGGCATCTGTTGTTTTATCTGGTCGAGTGGGTGCGTGGTCGCCCCTTGTCGGATCGGGTGCAGGGTTGGGGGATACAGATCGGTATCAGTTTGGTGGTCGGGGTGATGTTGTTAGCTCTGGTCAACGATCTGGGACGACTGTAACGCTTCGCTGAATTGCGAATCTGCCGCATTTTGCGGCAGTTTGTTTATTGCCAGTTGGAATAAGAAAGGACTTCATGAAACGTCTGCTGCTAACTGCGGTTCTCACCGTATTGATGATCGCCGAAGTTCACGCCGAGTCCTTCACTATCTCCGATATTCGCGTCAACGGCCTCCAGCGGGTTTCCGCAGGTAGCGTCTTTGGTGCCTTGCCGTTGAACGTCGGGGAACAGGCGGATGATCGTCGCCTGGTGGAATCCACTCGTGCGCTGTTCAAAACCGGGTTCTTTCAAGATATCCAACTGGGTCGCGAAGGCAACGTCCTGGTCATCACTGTCGTTGAGCGACCTTCCGTCGCCAGTATCCAGATCGAGGGTAACAAGGCGATCTCTACTGAAGACTTGATGAAGGGCCTCAAGCAATCCGGCCTGGCCGAGGGCGAGATCTTCCAGCGCGCCACCCTTGAGGGTGTGCGTAACGAACTTCAACGCCAGTACGTTGCCCAGGGCCGCTATTCAGCGACCGTGGAAACTGAAGTGA is a window of Pseudomonas antarctica DNA encoding:
- the rseP gene encoding sigma E protease regulator RseP, which gives rise to MSALYMIVGTLVALGVLVTFHEFGHFWVARRCGVKVLRFSVGFGMPLLRWHDRRGTEFVIAAIPLGGYVKMLDEREGEVPADQVDQSFNRKTVRQRIAIVAAGPIANFLLAMVFFWILAMLGSQQVRPVIGAVEADSMAAKAGLVAGQEIVSIDGEPTTGWGAVNLQLVRRMGESGTINVVVREQDSTTETPRELALDHWLKGADEPDPIKSLGIRPWRPALPPVLAELDSKGPAQAAGLKTGDRLLALDGQALGDWQQVVDLVRVRPDTKIVLKVERDGAQIDVPVTLSVRGEAKAAGGYLGAGVKGVEWPPSMVREVSFGPLAAIGEGAKRTWTMSVLTLESLKKMLFGELSVKNLSGPITIAKVAGASAQSGVADFLNFLAYLSISLGVLNLLPIPVLDGGHLLFYLVEWVRGRPLSDRVQGWGIQIGISLVVGVMLLALVNDLGRL